One part of the Mya arenaria isolate MELC-2E11 chromosome 3, ASM2691426v1 genome encodes these proteins:
- the LOC128228043 gene encoding fatty acid hydroxylase domain-containing protein 2-like, with protein MADLRDTSEALGLPAEVSQSQSKGPKMGRIMDSVKKALYIMGSCLLVFAAARNSFHWQIHRLWGATGSFWQSCWDYMYTHWGKENDFWFCCIGTFVVTQGVFWLGNSFFMLLDVYGVPACLLKYKIQEDVKVEMPKLWKAVRQVVFNMLVVGVPFIFVASYLFQLRGGSSTIGGELPTFTWVMLEILIFSFVEEFCFYYSHRLLHHPRLYKHIHKLHHEWTAPISIVAVYTHPVEHVISSFLPPTLGPLIMASHLATAWLWFILAFLSTTISHCGYHLPLLPSPEAHDYHHLKFNQNFGVLGVLDRLHGTDIQFRASKQYQRHVMLLNTVPLNSQYPAEPKKKPE; from the exons ATGGCTGACTTAAGAGACACATCAGAAGCTTTGGGGTTGCCAGCAGAGGTGAGCCAGAGCCAGAGCAAGGGCCCTAAGATGGGGCGAATAATGGACTCTGTGAAGAAAGCCCTGTATATTATGGGTTCATGCCTTCTGGTATTTGCTGCTGCTCGAAATTCATTTCATTG GCAAATCCATCGTCTGTGGGGTGCCACGGGAAGTTTCTGGCAGAGCTGCTGGGATTACATGTACACACACTGGGGAAAGGAGAATGACTTCTGGTTCTGCTGTATTG gAACATTTGTAGTGACACAAGGAGTGTTTTGGCTTGGCAACAGTTTCTTTATGCTGTTGGATGTCTATGGTGTGCCAGCATGTCTACTCAAGTACAAAATACAGGAGGATGTTAaa GTGGAAATGCCGAAACTGTGGAAGGCAGTCAGACAGGTGGTGTTCAACATGCTCGTTGTGGGAGTGCCGTTTATTTTTGTGGCATCCTACCTCTTCCAGTTACGAGGAGGGTCGTCGACAATAGGCGGGGAGCTGCCAACGTTCACCTGGGTCATGCTGGAGATTCTTATATTCTCCTTTGTGGAAGAGTTCTGCTTCTATTACTCACATAG GCTGCTTCACCACCCTCGACTGTACAAGCACATCCACAAGCTCCACCATGAGTGGACGGCCCCCATAAGTATTGTTGCCGTGTATACCCACCCAGTGGAGCATGTGATCAGCAGCTTTCTCCCGCCAACCCTCGGGCCCCTCATCATGGCCTCACATCTTG CAACTGCATGGCTGTGGTTCATCCTGGCATTCCTGTCAACGACGATCTCTCACTGTGGCTACCACCTTCCTCTCCTGCCTTCACCCGAGGCTCACGATTACCACCACCTCAA ATTCAACCAAAATTTTGGAGTGCTTGGTGTGCTGGACCGTCTTCATGGGACAGACATCCAGTTCCGTGCCAGTAAACAGTACCAGCGCCATGTCATGTTGCTAAATACGGTTCCCCTGAATTCCCAGTACCCAGCAGAACCCAAGAAAAAACCTGAATAA